TATCCAGACAAAAACTGATCGCCCCATACTTTTAATCCCGCATTTTCTTTTTTTCAGTCAAAGACCTCCTAAAACAAACCCAAGCATAATTGATATGATTTTTGGAACCGAAGCTGAACCAGGAATTACAAGAAAAATTTATCAGCTTATTAAAGGGAATAAAAAAACTTTTATATCGTACTCAAAGCCTCTTAACTTAAAAGAATTTCAGGCAAAAAATGGTTTAATTTCAAAATCACTCCCTGATCAAGCTGTTGTTTTAAGAAGGGAAATTCAATCCGTCCTTTCCAAGCATAAACAAAGTATTTTAGGACCTACATTAAAAAATCGTGAAGAACTTATAGACAACATCCTTACCAACCCCAAAGTTCAAAAAATCATCCACGAATACAGCACAGAAACAGAAACTAAGCTTATAAAAGTTCAAAAAAAAGCTGAGGCTTATCTCTATGAAATTGCTGCAAATTACAGCATGAACTGGATCAAGGCATATGATGTAGTTTTAACCTGGATGCTTAAAAATATTTTTGAAGGAATGAATGTTGACACAAAAGGTCTTGAAAGAGTTAAGGAAATGGCAAAAAAAGGGCCGCTTATTCTTATTCCCTGCCATAAAAGTCACCTGGATTATCTTATACTTTCCTATCTTTTCCACCACAACCAAATGCCCTGCCCCCACATAGCCGCAGGGAAAAATCTATCATTTTGGCCCCTTGGAACAATATTTAGAGGAGGAGGAGCTTTTTTCATAAGAAGGACATTTAAAGGAGCAGAACTATACTCTAAAATTTTTTCAGCATATATTGAAAAAATTATTAATGAAGGATTTAATATAGAATTTTTCATTGAAGGAGGCCGAAGCAGAACAGGGAAACTTCTTAGACCAAAGTATGGAATTTTAACTCAGATAATTAATGCTTTTATCCAAAGCGAACAAGAGGATCTAATTCTTGTTCCAATTTATATAGGCTATGACAGAGTACTGGAAGAAAAATCCTATTTAAAGGAATTAAGCGGAGGCGAAAAAACGCCTGAAAACGTATCAGGGCTTTTCAAGGCAAGAAAATTCTTAAATAAAAAATACGGAAAAGTTTATGTTAATTTTAATGAGCCTTTATCCCTTAGAGAGCTCCTTGAAAGTTCAGGTTATACAAAAGACCCAGAATCAAAAAAAGAGCTGGTTCAAAGTATTGGCCTTGATATAATTGACAGAATTGGAAAAGTTTCTGTTGCAACACCCTATTCTGTTGTTGCTGCTGCTTTTCTAAACAATAGACAGCACACAATTACAGGAGACAAAATAAAAGAAATTGTAAAAACCTTTCTTACTTACCTTACAAACTCCAAAGCTGTACTTTCAGACACTCTTCTTGTAAATCCTGAAATTTCAGTAAACATTGTAATTGAAGCTTTCAAATCAAGGGGATTTATTGAATCCTCTGAAAAAGAAGAGCTAAACGAATTCATTCTTCCTGAATCCAAACGCTCTTTACTCGATTATTATAAAAACAACTCAATAATATTTTTTATTCCTGCGGCATACACAGCCCTTTCAATTATGGAGCTTGAAGCTTTCCAATTTTCAACCTCATCCCTTCACATGGGGTATGCAAAGTTTCAAAATCTTTTAGAAAAAGAATTTACTCCAGATCAGGCAAATTCACCTGATTTTATTGTCAGGAAAACAATAAAAAGTTTTATTGACGATGCAATTATAGTTCCCCACCAGTCTCTTCCTGATACCTATAATATAACAGCTCTAGGATACAAAAAATTAAAATCATTTTCAGCTTTTCTTTCTCCTTATCTTGAAGCTATTCGAGTAGTTTTAAACTTTTTCTTAAGATATCCTTCAGAAGATATTGAGTATAAAGAGGCACTTAAAAAAATTCAATCAATGGCATCAAGGCTTCATAAAAGAGGCGAGATAATTCTTCCTGAATCAATGTCTAAAATTAATCTTAAAAATGCATTAGACAAAGTTCGGTGTGAGGGAATAAAAGGCTCTGAACAAAAGGAAAAAATAAAAGAAATGATAAAAGAAATTCAAACTTATATTAATATAATAAACGGTTAAAAACCGGGGAATTAAATGAAAGCTTTTATTCTTGCAGCAGGTTTTGGAACAAGACTTCTTCCACATACCAAAAAAATTCCAAAACCTCTTTTCCCCCTTTACGGGACACCACTTATAAAACGGATAATAAATTCCCTTGAAAGCTCCGGTTTTTCAGAAATTTATATAAATACCCATCACCTTAACTTGCAAATTGAAAAATATTTTGAATCTGAAAAATTTCAGGCAAAAATAAATCTTATCCATGAGCCTCAAATATTAAATACAGGAGGAGGTATAGGAAATATTTTTAAGTTCATGGATAACAAACCCTTTTTAGTTGTCAATTCTGATATATTTACAAATATTGATTTTAAAAAAGTTTATGATTTCCATTTAAACACAAAAGCAATGGCAACTCTTTGTCTTTTAAAAAACAGGTTTAATAATGTTGAAATTGAAAACTGCTGTATAAAAAAATTTAATAAAAATTTTTCTGAAAAAAATTATACATTTACAGGAGTTCAGGTGATTAATCCAAGTGCAGAAAAGTTTTTTAAAATAAATGAAACAAGTATAGATGCCTATAAAAAAATGATGGCTCAAGGCCTTAAAATAAAGGCTTTTATTCCTGAAAATTCAACTTTTTTCAATGACCTTGGAACAATAGAAAGCTTTAAAAATCAAAGCCTTGAAATTTTGCTTAAAAACTTAAAAACAAATGACTTTCTAAAATATAAATTAGAAAATCTCAAAGGTGATGGTTCGGACAGAAAATGGTCAAGAATAACAGGAAAAAACAATAGTCTAATTCTTGCTGATCATGGAATAAATACAGAAAATGGAAAATCCCAGGTAAAATCTTTTGTAAAAATAGCTCGTCATCTTGAAGAAAAAAATATTAAAGCCCCAAAAATAATTTCCTTTGATTATTTTTCAGGTCTTGTTTTAACTGAAGACTTAGGAGATGAAAGACTGGAAGATTATATAAAAAACATTCCAGATGAACAAAAAATAAAAACTTTTAAAAAGGTAATTAAAGAACTTATAAACTTTTGCATTCAAGGTAAAAAAGATTTTAAAGATTCAATGACTTATCAAACAAATTTTTATGATAAACAAATGTCTTTTACAGAATGTCTTTATTTTAAAAATGAATTTTTAAATAATTATGCAAAAATAAACTATGATGAAAATAAACTTTTAAAAGTTTTTGATTTTATATCTTCAAAAGCAGTAGAAAAACCTTTTACAGGTCTTATGCACAGGGATTTCCAGTCCAGAAATATAATGATAAAAAATCATATACCTTATTTTATAGATTTTCAGGGAGCAAGAACAGGACCTTTTCAATATGACCTTGCTTCTATTCTAATTGACCCATATCTTGATCTTGATTTTGAAATTAAAAATCAACTTTTAAATTTTGCTGTAAATGAAATAAAAATTGATAAAGATTCAATAAAAGATTTTATAAACAATTATAAATATTGTGCCCTTTCAAGAAATCTGCACATACTTGGAGCTTTTGCATTTTTATCACTTAAAAAAAATAAATCTTATTTTGAAAACTATATTCCACCAGCTTTGAAATCTTTAAATGA
The nucleotide sequence above comes from Desulforegulaceae bacterium. Encoded proteins:
- a CDS encoding sugar phosphate nucleotidyltransferase, giving the protein MKAFILAAGFGTRLLPHTKKIPKPLFPLYGTPLIKRIINSLESSGFSEIYINTHHLNLQIEKYFESEKFQAKINLIHEPQILNTGGGIGNIFKFMDNKPFLVVNSDIFTNIDFKKVYDFHLNTKAMATLCLLKNRFNNVEIENCCIKKFNKNFSEKNYTFTGVQVINPSAEKFFKINETSIDAYKKMMAQGLKIKAFIPENSTFFNDLGTIESFKNQSLEILLKNLKTNDFLKYKLENLKGDGSDRKWSRITGKNNSLILADHGINTENGKSQVKSFVKIARHLEEKNIKAPKIISFDYFSGLVLTEDLGDERLEDYIKNIPDEQKIKTFKKVIKELINFCIQGKKDFKDSMTYQTNFYDKQMSFTECLYFKNEFLNNYAKINYDENKLLKVFDFISSKAVEKPFTGLMHRDFQSRNIMIKNHIPYFIDFQGARTGPFQYDLASILIDPYLDLDFEIKNQLLNFAVNEIKIDKDSIKDFINNYKYCALSRNLHILGAFAFLSLKKNKSYFENYIPPALKSLNDTLKSIEADEILYLKEIELTYQGA
- a CDS encoding 1-acyl-sn-glycerol-3-phosphate acyltransferase — protein: MKTKIKNKKTYFFSYLPAKKSLLGKLTLKFLFRGIKTDTKELEYINTQKDPILIFTSQKKNTFAFLYSQVNYKKLGINPPEIFFDNSFILSQSISKFFKIIYTNIRYVFTKFKIPSPYKNNIYENLLIKNNNSGFLALSETQGIYKYFVKKNHDPLVFLLDIQTKTDRPILLIPHFLFFSQRPPKTNPSIIDMIFGTEAEPGITRKIYQLIKGNKKTFISYSKPLNLKEFQAKNGLISKSLPDQAVVLRREIQSVLSKHKQSILGPTLKNREELIDNILTNPKVQKIIHEYSTETETKLIKVQKKAEAYLYEIAANYSMNWIKAYDVVLTWMLKNIFEGMNVDTKGLERVKEMAKKGPLILIPCHKSHLDYLILSYLFHHNQMPCPHIAAGKNLSFWPLGTIFRGGGAFFIRRTFKGAELYSKIFSAYIEKIINEGFNIEFFIEGGRSRTGKLLRPKYGILTQIINAFIQSEQEDLILVPIYIGYDRVLEEKSYLKELSGGEKTPENVSGLFKARKFLNKKYGKVYVNFNEPLSLRELLESSGYTKDPESKKELVQSIGLDIIDRIGKVSVATPYSVVAAAFLNNRQHTITGDKIKEIVKTFLTYLTNSKAVLSDTLLVNPEISVNIVIEAFKSRGFIESSEKEELNEFILPESKRSLLDYYKNNSIIFFIPAAYTALSIMELEAFQFSTSSLHMGYAKFQNLLEKEFTPDQANSPDFIVRKTIKSFIDDAIIVPHQSLPDTYNITALGYKKLKSFSAFLSPYLEAIRVVLNFFLRYPSEDIEYKEALKKIQSMASRLHKRGEIILPESMSKINLKNALDKVRCEGIKGSEQKEKIKEMIKEIQTYINIING